The Halomonas sp. 7T genome contains a region encoding:
- the mmsB gene encoding 3-hydroxyisobutyrate dehydrogenase — protein sequence MTTVAFIGLGNMGGPMAANLAKAGFSVRAFDLSDQALETAKSQGCEIAASAQAAATDADFIISMLPAGKHVQGLYVDGDQPLFDVIKKSALVIDCSTIDADTARSVAAAGAEKGVGFVDAPVSGGVGGAQAGTLTFIVGGSDAQFEQAKPVLDVMGKNIFHAGDHGAGQIAKVCNNMLLSILMAGTCEAINMGVKNGLDPAVLSEIMKQSSGGNWALNVYNPYPGVMENAPASKGYQGGFQVDLMIKDLGLAMDVSQQSASPVPMGSAARSLFTLHKAGGNGKLDFSSLLTFYQDKDSA from the coding sequence ATGACCACTGTCGCGTTTATCGGTTTAGGCAACATGGGTGGCCCAATGGCGGCCAACTTAGCGAAAGCAGGCTTCAGCGTTCGCGCGTTTGACCTTTCTGACCAAGCCTTGGAAACCGCAAAATCTCAAGGGTGTGAAATTGCGGCCTCTGCCCAGGCCGCAGCCACCGATGCCGATTTCATTATTTCCATGCTGCCCGCAGGCAAGCACGTGCAAGGCCTGTATGTAGACGGTGACCAGCCGCTGTTTGATGTGATCAAAAAAAGCGCTTTGGTCATCGACTGCTCGACCATTGATGCAGATACCGCCCGTAGCGTTGCTGCCGCTGGCGCAGAAAAAGGCGTGGGTTTTGTCGATGCGCCTGTATCTGGCGGGGTAGGTGGCGCCCAGGCGGGCACCTTAACCTTTATTGTGGGCGGCTCTGATGCCCAATTCGAACAGGCCAAGCCCGTTCTGGATGTAATGGGTAAGAACATTTTCCACGCTGGCGACCACGGCGCAGGCCAAATTGCCAAAGTCTGCAATAATATGCTGCTTTCCATCCTGATGGCGGGCACCTGCGAAGCGATCAACATGGGCGTCAAAAACGGCCTGGACCCTGCCGTGCTTTCCGAGATCATGAAACAGAGCTCTGGCGGCAACTGGGCGCTTAATGTTTACAACCCTTACCCTGGCGTGATGGAAAATGCCCCCGCCTCAAAAGGCTACCAAGGCGGCTTCCAGGTCGACCTGATGATTAAAGACCTGGGGCTCGCCATGGATGTGAGCCAGCAAAGCGCCTCACCAGTGCCGATGGGGTCAGCAGCCCGCTCACTATTTACGCTGCACAAAGCAGGCGGTAACGGTAAGCTCGACTTTTCCAGCCTGTTAACGTTTTATCAGGATAAAGACAGCGCATAA
- a CDS encoding IS3 family transposase (programmed frameshift) produces the protein MNSPKRYSPEVRERAVRLVLEQQGEYPSKWAAICSIASKFGCTPETLRAWCKRTELTQENSSVNLSEHERLKQLERENTELKRANEILRKAAAFFGPGGARPQTQLMVSFIDEHRAQFGVESICSQLPIAPSTYYHHKALEADPERRADRYRQDAFLTAEIQRVWEENFCVYGARKVWRQLRREGVNVARCTVERLMRRLGIRGVVRGQRPFTTISDPGQKRAPDLVKRDFTAMRPNQLWVADFTYVATWSGFVYVALVIDVYARCIVGWRVATSMRTALVLDALEQALWARKHRQGLIHHSDRGSQYLSIRYTERMADEGINASVGTTGDSYDNALAETIIGLFKTEVIHHRGPWRGLDAVEYATLEWVDWFNNRRLLEPIGNVPPAERERTYYRQLEESGEAA, from the exons ATGAACTCACCAAAACGATATTCCCCAGAAGTCCGGGAGCGAGCTGTTCGATTAGTCCTTGAACAGCAAGGCGAATACCCGTCCAAGTGGGCGGCGATCTGCTCCATTGCCAGCAAGTTCGGCTGTACACCAGAGACTTTGAGAGCCTGGTGCAAGCGCACAGAGCTCACGCAGGAAAACAGCTCGGTTAACCTGTCTGAACATGAACGGCTCAAGCAACTAGAGCGTGAAAACACCGAATTGAAGCGTGCCAATGAAATTCTCCGTAAGGCGGCTGCTTTTTTCG GCCCAGGCGGAGCTCGACCGCAAACCCAATTGATGGTGTCATTTATCGACGAGCATCGTGCTCAGTTCGGGGTCGAGTCGATTTGTAGTCAACTGCCAATCGCCCCATCGACGTATTACCACCACAAGGCACTTGAAGCTGATCCTGAACGGCGGGCAGACCGGTATCGGCAGGATGCGTTTCTTACCGCTGAGATTCAGCGCGTGTGGGAAGAAAACTTCTGCGTCTACGGTGCCCGTAAGGTCTGGCGGCAACTCCGCCGCGAAGGCGTTAATGTTGCTCGTTGCACTGTAGAACGGCTCATGCGCCGCCTAGGAATTCGCGGCGTGGTGCGAGGCCAACGCCCCTTCACGACCATCAGTGATCCCGGCCAGAAACGGGCACCTGATTTAGTGAAACGTGACTTTACGGCCATGCGTCCTAATCAGCTCTGGGTGGCCGATTTTACCTATGTCGCTACCTGGTCTGGCTTCGTTTACGTTGCGTTGGTTATCGATGTTTATGCACGCTGTATCGTGGGTTGGCGTGTAGCGACGTCGATGAGAACGGCACTGGTGCTGGACGCTCTGGAGCAAGCTCTGTGGGCACGAAAACACAGACAAGGGTTGATCCATCATAGTGATAGGGGAAGCCAATATCTCTCGATCCGCTACACCGAGCGTATGGCTGACGAGGGTATCAATGCCTCAGTCGGCACCACCGGCGACTCCTACGACAATGCGCTGGCTGAAACCATCATCGGCTTGTTCAAAACGGAGGTGATCCATCATCGTGGCCCATGGAGGGGACTGGATGCCGTTGAGTATGCCACGCTGGAGTGGGTTGACTGGTTCAACAACCGCCGACTGCTGGAACCCATCGGAAACGTTCCACCAGCAGAACGAGAAAGGACGTATTATCGTCAACTGGAAGAGTCGGGTGAAGCTGCCTGA
- a CDS encoding enoyl-CoA hydratase/isomerase family protein, whose protein sequence is MSSVLFAEHATQDGHVIGEITLNAERSLNALTLEMIEEMLPRLKAWQTDKRIVAVLLDSVGEKAFCAGGDVVNLYKAIKGDGEPDFPERFFENEYRLDYLLHTYPKPVICWGSGIVMGGGMGLLSGSSHRIVTETSRLAMPEVTIGLYPDVGASWFLNRLPNGTGRFLAMTGSQINAPDAVHLGLADRAIASHYRTDLAQKLIDATWGEGEQTDAHGVVNRILREFEQASQGVFAELETPVHQSAALIRELMDHDTVEQAVEAVLAVNSDDKWFSKAQKTLSHGSPVSVKLIDEQLKRAKHMSLAEVFQFELALSVQCCRHQEFPEGVRALLVDKDGQPAWKYPDVSSVEQSFIDALLVSPWEESPLADLR, encoded by the coding sequence ATGAGTAGCGTACTGTTTGCTGAACACGCCACCCAAGATGGCCATGTTATTGGCGAGATCACGCTTAACGCCGAGCGTTCGCTGAATGCCCTGACGTTAGAGATGATTGAAGAGATGCTGCCACGCTTGAAAGCGTGGCAAACCGACAAGCGCATTGTCGCGGTGCTGCTGGATAGCGTGGGTGAAAAAGCGTTTTGCGCCGGTGGCGATGTTGTCAATCTGTACAAAGCGATTAAAGGAGATGGCGAGCCAGACTTCCCTGAACGTTTCTTTGAGAACGAGTACCGTCTTGACTACCTGTTACATACCTACCCCAAGCCCGTTATTTGCTGGGGCAGTGGTATTGTGATGGGCGGAGGAATGGGACTGCTGAGCGGCAGCAGCCACCGAATTGTGACGGAAACTTCCCGGCTTGCGATGCCGGAAGTCACTATCGGCCTTTATCCGGACGTAGGGGCAAGCTGGTTTCTAAACCGCCTGCCGAATGGCACCGGCCGCTTTTTAGCCATGACCGGCAGCCAAATTAACGCACCGGATGCGGTTCATCTTGGCCTTGCGGACCGCGCCATTGCTAGCCACTACCGCACAGACCTGGCTCAAAAACTAATCGACGCCACCTGGGGAGAAGGAGAGCAAACCGACGCCCACGGTGTTGTCAACCGCATACTGCGCGAATTTGAGCAGGCGTCTCAAGGCGTATTTGCCGAACTAGAGACGCCTGTTCACCAGTCCGCCGCCCTGATTCGTGAGCTTATGGATCACGACACCGTTGAACAAGCGGTCGAGGCGGTGTTGGCAGTTAACAGCGATGACAAATGGTTCAGCAAAGCGCAGAAAACGCTTTCCCATGGTAGCCCCGTGTCAGTGAAGTTAATTGATGAGCAGCTTAAACGCGCCAAGCACATGTCACTGGCCGAGGTGTTTCAGTTTGAGCTAGCGCTTTCCGTGCAGTGCTGTCGTCATCAGGAGTTCCCCGAAGGCGTACGCGCCCTGTTAGTCGATAAAGACGGCCAGCCCGCGTGGAAATACCCAGACGTTTCGTCAGTTGAACAAAGCTTTATTGATGCGTTGCTGGTTTCGCCGTGGGAAGAAAGTCCACTTGCGGATCTTCGTTAA
- a CDS encoding ketopantoate reductase family protein: MTTHWILGPGAIGRLLAHSLAPLVEVVVIGRRELPSRQVLTTPEGEARTQHLTLLTAAQLATDTPEPPAFVHITTKAMAAEAALASVASQLPPSTPLVLWQNGFYAQPRINQTWPGPVLCATTTQGAYLTGDDGVVHAGRGPTFLGDLENQHAALAETLAAQLNEAGFSATAVSDIRQRLWQKLAVNAAINPLVALNGVRNGALQEAAYAGHVEAVVTEVAAILQAEDIAPPSGEQRDDAWLALVRQVIANTAHNKASMLQDVEAKRPTERGAILGPLIASAERHGLTCEALTALDSALAALEARF, from the coding sequence ATGACAACCCATTGGATTCTTGGCCCTGGGGCCATTGGCCGCCTGCTGGCGCACTCGCTGGCCCCGTTGGTTGAGGTGGTGGTGATTGGCCGCCGTGAGCTGCCTTCACGGCAGGTGCTCACTACACCGGAAGGCGAAGCGCGTACCCAGCATTTAACCTTGCTAACGGCTGCGCAGTTGGCAACAGATACGCCTGAACCGCCTGCTTTTGTGCATATCACCACCAAAGCGATGGCCGCAGAGGCGGCGCTGGCCAGTGTGGCTAGCCAGCTGCCCCCTTCTACCCCGCTGGTGCTGTGGCAAAACGGTTTTTACGCCCAGCCGCGCATTAACCAAACGTGGCCTGGGCCGGTGCTGTGCGCTACCACTACCCAAGGTGCTTACCTAACCGGGGACGATGGCGTGGTACACGCAGGCCGAGGGCCGACGTTTCTCGGAGATTTGGAAAATCAGCACGCAGCGCTAGCAGAAACCTTAGCGGCGCAGTTGAATGAAGCAGGCTTTAGCGCCACCGCTGTCAGCGATATTCGTCAACGCCTGTGGCAAAAGCTTGCGGTGAACGCGGCGATTAACCCGCTGGTGGCACTAAACGGCGTGCGGAACGGCGCGCTGCAAGAAGCCGCTTATGCGGGCCATGTGGAGGCAGTGGTCACGGAAGTGGCGGCGATTTTACAGGCTGAAGACATTGCGCCACCGTCGGGCGAGCAAAGAGACGATGCCTGGTTAGCGTTGGTAAGGCAGGTAATCGCCAACACCGCCCATAATAAGGCGTCGATGCTGCAGGATGTTGAAGCCAAACGCCCCACCGAGCGCGGGGCTATTTTAGGGCCACTGATTGCAAGCGCCGAGCGGCATGGGTTGACGTGTGAAGCGCTCACAGCACTGGATAGCGCGCTTGCGGCACTGGAAGCGCGCTTTTAA
- a CDS encoding acyl-CoA dehydrogenase family protein: protein MNFELSEDQIAFSDMARAFAQNELEPHAAEWDAESFFPVDVIRKAGELGFCSLYAPESVGGLGLSRLDASIIFEQLSMGCTSTTAYLTIHNMVTWMLADFGTPEAVATWGEKLATGELLGSYCLTEPNSGSDAASLKTTAKRDGDDYVLNGSKMFISGAGSTDFLVVMARTGGEGPSGVSAFAVDAKTSGISYGRKEDKMGWNSQPTRMITFEDVRVPANHLLGNEGDGFKIAMKGLDGGRINIATCSIGTAQQAINKARDYMLERKQFGKRLADFQALQFRMADMVTELVAARQLVRMAATKLDAGHPDASTYCAMAKRFATDVGFKVCDEALQMYGGNGYIKEYPMERYVRDTRVHRILEGTNEIMRLIISRRVLSDSASEL from the coding sequence ATGAATTTTGAGCTAAGCGAAGACCAAATTGCCTTTTCTGATATGGCACGGGCTTTTGCCCAAAACGAGTTAGAACCCCACGCAGCAGAGTGGGATGCAGAATCCTTTTTCCCCGTGGATGTTATTCGTAAAGCAGGCGAGTTAGGTTTCTGTTCGCTCTACGCGCCGGAAAGCGTAGGCGGGCTGGGTCTTTCGCGTCTGGATGCGAGCATTATTTTTGAACAGCTCTCTATGGGCTGCACTTCAACCACTGCTTATCTCACCATTCATAACATGGTGACGTGGATGCTGGCTGATTTCGGCACGCCGGAAGCGGTAGCCACGTGGGGCGAAAAACTGGCCACCGGCGAGCTGCTGGGCTCTTACTGCTTAACCGAACCCAATTCAGGCTCTGATGCGGCCTCGCTTAAAACCACAGCCAAACGTGATGGCGATGATTACGTCCTCAATGGCAGTAAGATGTTTATCTCCGGGGCGGGCAGCACCGACTTTTTAGTGGTGATGGCGCGTACCGGGGGTGAAGGCCCCAGCGGCGTTTCCGCCTTTGCGGTTGATGCGAAAACAAGCGGCATTAGCTATGGACGCAAAGAGGACAAAATGGGTTGGAACAGCCAGCCAACCCGAATGATTACCTTTGAAGATGTGCGCGTGCCTGCTAACCACCTGCTGGGTAACGAAGGCGACGGCTTCAAAATTGCCATGAAGGGGTTAGATGGTGGGCGTATCAATATCGCTACCTGCTCAATCGGTACCGCCCAGCAGGCGATCAACAAAGCCCGTGACTATATGCTGGAGCGTAAGCAATTTGGTAAGCGCTTAGCAGACTTCCAAGCGCTTCAGTTCCGTATGGCCGATATGGTGACGGAGCTTGTCGCCGCTCGCCAGTTAGTACGCATGGCCGCCACCAAGTTAGATGCAGGTCACCCGGATGCAAGCACCTACTGCGCCATGGCTAAACGGTTTGCGACGGATGTGGGCTTTAAGGTGTGCGACGAGGCGCTACAGATGTACGGCGGTAACGGCTATATCAAAGAGTACCCGATGGAACGCTACGTGCGTGATACCCGCGTGCACCGCATTTTGGAAGGTACCAACGAAATTATGCGACTGATTATTTCCCGCCGCGTGCTCTCTGATAGTGCTTCAGAGCTATAG
- a CDS encoding branched-chain amino acid ABC transporter permease, which produces MADSQTIKAPSAVLERQKRANMRRNLFYIALVAVGLVAPFLAYPVFLMKVLCFALFASAFNLLLGYAGLLSFGHAAFLATGGYITGYLLASYPGLTPELGIIGGTLMATVLGLLFGLLAIRRQGIYFAMVTLALAQLVYFMFVQAPFTGGEDGLHGVPRGELFGIISLSSNLAMYYFVFAIFLFGFALIQRTVHSPFGQVLKAIRENEPRAVSLGYNVDAYKLLAFVLSAAVAGLAGSTKTVVFQLASLTDAHWHMSGEVILMTLLGGVGTLLGPLMGAGIVVSLQHILAQSPLGNWVSVILGIIFVICVLSFRSGIVGELDKMYRKNFK; this is translated from the coding sequence ATGGCAGATTCTCAAACAATCAAAGCACCCTCTGCGGTGTTGGAACGCCAAAAACGTGCCAATATGCGCCGCAACCTCTTCTACATAGCGCTTGTTGCAGTGGGTCTGGTGGCGCCTTTCTTAGCCTACCCAGTGTTCCTCATGAAGGTTCTCTGCTTTGCACTATTTGCTAGCGCCTTTAACTTGCTGCTGGGGTATGCGGGACTACTCTCGTTTGGGCATGCCGCGTTTCTCGCGACGGGTGGCTATATTACCGGCTACTTACTGGCAAGTTACCCAGGCTTAACGCCCGAGCTGGGCATTATCGGCGGTACCCTGATGGCTACGGTGTTAGGGCTGCTATTTGGCCTGCTGGCTATCCGTCGCCAGGGTATCTACTTCGCCATGGTGACGCTGGCGCTAGCGCAGCTTGTCTACTTCATGTTTGTACAGGCGCCCTTTACCGGTGGTGAAGACGGCTTACACGGCGTGCCACGGGGTGAACTGTTCGGCATCATCAGCCTGAGTAGTAACTTGGCGATGTACTACTTCGTGTTTGCGATCTTCTTATTCGGCTTTGCGCTTATCCAGCGGACCGTGCATTCGCCCTTTGGGCAGGTGCTGAAGGCGATTCGTGAAAACGAACCCCGTGCGGTCTCGTTAGGCTACAACGTTGATGCCTACAAACTGTTGGCCTTTGTACTCTCTGCTGCTGTCGCTGGGTTAGCGGGCTCCACCAAAACCGTGGTGTTCCAGCTGGCTTCATTAACCGATGCCCACTGGCACATGTCGGGTGAAGTGATTCTGATGACGCTGCTAGGTGGGGTAGGAACATTGCTTGGGCCTCTTATGGGTGCAGGGATTGTGGTTAGCCTGCAGCACATTTTGGCGCAGTCGCCGTTGGGTAACTGGGTAAGCGTTATTCTTGGCATTATCTTTGTGATCTGTGTGCTTAGTTTCCGCAGCGGCATTGTGGGCGAGCTAGATAAAATGTATCGCAAAAACTTTAAGTAA
- a CDS encoding NAD(P)H-dependent oxidoreductase — protein sequence MSKRILILQGHPDASKAHLCHSFADHYCEGAQANGHEVRLINIASLEFPLLRSQQEWQTTSLPASLKAAQESIGWCQHLVLIFPLWLGDMPALVKAFLEQVLRPGFAFSYVEGNPLGKKGLTERTARVIVTMGMPAMIYRHLYRAHSIKSLERNVLGFVGFSPVRETLIGGVETMSEQKRNAWFRKLHTLGKKAK from the coding sequence ATGAGCAAGCGAATTCTGATCCTGCAGGGCCATCCTGATGCCAGTAAGGCGCACCTGTGCCACTCTTTCGCGGATCACTATTGCGAAGGCGCCCAGGCCAACGGCCACGAGGTCCGCCTGATTAACATCGCCTCTCTGGAATTTCCGCTGCTGCGCAGCCAGCAGGAGTGGCAAACAACTTCTCTGCCAGCCTCACTGAAAGCGGCGCAGGAATCCATCGGTTGGTGCCAGCACTTGGTACTGATCTTTCCGCTGTGGCTTGGCGACATGCCAGCTCTGGTGAAAGCGTTTTTAGAACAAGTGCTGCGGCCGGGCTTCGCCTTCTCATATGTGGAAGGCAACCCGCTGGGAAAAAAGGGACTGACCGAACGCACGGCGCGGGTCATAGTGACCATGGGCATGCCAGCGATGATTTATCGACACCTTTATCGGGCGCACAGCATCAAATCATTGGAGCGCAATGTCCTCGGCTTTGTCGGCTTCTCTCCCGTGCGTGAAACACTGATCGGAGGCGTAGAGACGATGAGCGAGCAAAAACGCAACGCATGGTTTCGCAAGCTGCATACGTTAGGAAAAAAAGCCAAGTGA
- a CDS encoding 2OG-Fe dioxygenase family protein: MVHLIVAYYIFEVSTATGQDHYADKAGMQPLVDITLNPGDILHLRDDRLFHSVDGIEQLDSEAPFERFIIIINSRFVDDFQNRMLRRHFPEAVLNKS; this comes from the coding sequence ATGGTTCACCTCATCGTAGCGTATTACATTTTTGAGGTGTCCACTGCTACTGGGCAAGATCACTACGCAGACAAGGCTGGCATGCAACCCCTGGTCGATATCACCCTGAATCCGGGTGATATCCTTCATCTGCGCGATGACCGGTTATTCCACAGCGTCGACGGGATCGAACAGCTCGACAGCGAGGCACCCTTCGAGCGGTTTATCATCATCATTAACAGCCGTTTCGTGGACGACTTCCAGAACCGAATGTTGCGTCGCCACTTCCCGGAAGCGGTTCTTAATAAAAGCTAA
- a CDS encoding glutathione S-transferase family protein: protein MITLWGRNNSTNVKKVLWVLEMLELPYQQIPAGREHGVNTTPEYLAMNPNGLVPLLKDDATQSVFWESNAIIRYLAAQYGQHALWIDNPAQRAQMEKWMDWSTSALTPPHRKFLLGYIRTPAEQRDMARLAPVITTCETLFEQMDNALAEQRWFSGDTFGLGDIALAPFVYNLRNSGLTWQPRPHLERWAGQLAELPSYRKVDMIPVS from the coding sequence ATGATTACGCTTTGGGGCCGCAATAACTCTACCAATGTAAAAAAAGTCCTTTGGGTACTGGAAATGCTGGAGCTGCCTTACCAGCAAATTCCAGCAGGGCGGGAGCACGGGGTTAACACGACGCCTGAATATCTGGCCATGAACCCCAACGGGCTAGTGCCACTGTTAAAAGACGATGCCACCCAAAGCGTGTTCTGGGAGTCCAACGCGATTATTCGCTATCTAGCGGCCCAGTATGGTCAACACGCGCTGTGGATTGACAACCCCGCCCAGCGCGCCCAAATGGAAAAGTGGATGGATTGGTCGACAAGTGCACTAACGCCACCACACCGCAAGTTCTTATTGGGCTATATAAGAACGCCCGCGGAACAGCGCGATATGGCGCGCTTAGCACCGGTGATTACCACCTGTGAAACCTTGTTTGAACAGATGGATAATGCGCTTGCCGAGCAGCGCTGGTTCTCCGGCGATACGTTTGGCCTGGGGGATATTGCGCTTGCCCCGTTCGTTTATAACCTGCGTAACAGTGGCCTAACCTGGCAACCTCGCCCGCACCTTGAACGCTGGGCCGGACAGCTTGCCGAGCTGCCTTCCTACCGCAAGGTGGACATGATTCCCGTCTCTTAA